The Equus quagga isolate Etosha38 chromosome 20, UCLA_HA_Equagga_1.0, whole genome shotgun sequence genomic interval TTAACAGTAACATCAATCTACAGCTCTCACCAAATGCGTCATTTACAGCAGCTGGCTAAAACATTCACTGGTGCATTATGGTACTAAATGACTTTTACCTTGTGAAGCTGCCACTGAAACAGGAGGCAGGTGCAGTGGAGAGAATCCAATGCTCCCGTTAAGGAACTGGCTGTTTGCTCCGGAATTGGGGATCTGGACAATGCCATACTGGTTAATCTGCACGGGTGTAGTAAAAGTCACTACAGAGCCTCCGTCCTGGGAAGCCACTGTTTGAATGCCTTCTCTTTTTACCTCAGTGCTGGGTATCAGCCCTGGGAAGGACACAGGGGCACTGGGGCTGTAGGAGGTGGTGGCTGCTGAGTTAGCTGAAGAACTCTGGAGGACTTTGAACTCCTTCACATCCTGGGAGGTAGACCCCAGTATGTCAGTCATGGATATACCATTGCTCACAATGTTGGATGCCATTTTTGGTGGGTTCAATGACACTGTCTGTGTATTTCCCACATTCAATCCATTAAGGATAACTCCATTGGGTCCCTGAATGAAAGAATTACCATTAAGGAAGACAGGTGAAGTACTTGCAGGTACCAAGCTTCCATTCAACAAAACTCCAGAAGAGCTTAATGATATCTTAGCATTTCCAATTTGTTGCATATAAACTGGCTCCATGTGACTGGAAAGGCTGAGGCTGGTGACACCATCGGAAGAACCGGAGAGTGGATGAGGAGACAAATCCTCATGGCCCTTGCTGGATTCATCTTCAGTGCTGGGATTGCCATCTGACTCACTGTATAAAGAGGGAAATCAACAGTCAGGTCAGGGGGATGACATTCTACACAGTGCCATTTGTTTGGAAAACCAGCCTCTAACCCCACTAAGGGCAGTATTTAAGGAAAGCACAGCAGGAAGTCTTCTAGTCCTATTTAAGCTATGAGGCCCTTCAGCAGATTCTGACGGGAGAGAGAATCTGGGAAGCGGAACTCTCGTATCCCGATAATTTTTACTACTAACAAATTCAGGGCAAGTCCAGAGATCTGAGAGACGTAAACTCAGCTAATAGGACTTACAGGAGAactgtatatatgtttttataactTTGAAGTTATTTCCTTACTGTTAAATATGCTGCTGCCTGTAGCATAGACAAAAACTCATTAAATGAGGTGGTCAGTCTTTCATGTTTAGGAACGCCTCTCCTCCCCTCTAACCAATTCAGATTAGTGTGATTTTGGAGGTAAATGAAACTGCCAaaggagcaggaggtgggaggtcTTCAGTTTTCTTTGCCAGTTAGTTAAGAGATCATTTTCTCACCTGCTCCCAAACTTCTACTCCACCAGCCTGACAACTCTCTCATTCAACAAAGTGGCTGTCCTTGATGTAGGAAAGGCACTTTCAACCCAAGAACTGTTATGTGCAGTCGCCTTTGAATCCAAAGGAAGCCATAGGGGCCTATTTAACACACACCATCCAGtgccctggggaggtgggagggaaagggTGGGGGTCACTCAGCGGCCTTGTAACTGTCGGGCTCCTTCCCCAGCACCCTCGGTCCTTCCGCTGGCCTGCGTTCCTCAGCTCGCGGACTCAGGGGGAAACACCAAATCCGGGGAGGAGCAGTGGTGGGGGTTTCCCATTTGGTCTGGGGCCgggcagggagaaaggggagtAGGACAGAGGCAGTTTGGAAGCGCGGCGGGACTCGGCCCAGAAGAGGATCCGACATCCCCGCAGTGCCCGGCGGTCCGACTGCTTTCATGCCGAGGGGAGGGGATTACCCGGGCTTTGGGCTGCAGGGCCAGGAGCGCAGAAAGCACTTTGATTTACGAGCTGAGGCTGAACCGCCGTCGCCGTCTGCGAGGGTGACTCACCGGGGGTGCGGGTGGGAGGTAGATCCGGAGAGGGGCCTAGACCAGGCAactgggctgggggcggggggtgtggAGTCGagggaggagaagcaggcagagTGTGGCGAGGGAGCCCCGGGGGACGCGCCTGGCTGAGGAGCGGAGGCTGCAGGGCAGCTGGCCTGCGCGCCGCGCCCACTCCCCACTCTGCCCCGCGGATTCCGTCCGGGCTCCGAGCGACGGGATCGGCGGCCACAAGCGGGCGCGGGGGCAGGTGGCATGGCGTTACCAATGCGCCCCCTCTGGGTGTCCCCGCAAGTCAGCGGGAGGGTGCAGGCAGGTCGCAGGGCGCGTCTGTTTTGGTTACCGCGGGGCCCGGCTCTGGCACAGCTCTTCCCTCGCTGTTCTGGGCGAGGCACGCCGGAGCCGTCGGGCCCCAGCAGGAGCGCAGGGGCAGGAGCGGCAGGGGCGGGCCACAGCCGGCTCTGGAATGTGCCCAGCGATCACCTTCACTGGCCCGGGCgggctccccagctcccagaTTCCTTCCCTGAGCAGAACCTTCGAGCTGGTTTCGGATTCTTTCTCTCCTATCCCCGCGGGGCAGGAGACACCATCTCTTTAGGCGACCTTCTCCTTACTTTACTTTGCCCAacaatacacacagacacacacacagcccaggtGTCTGACGCGGGAGGACGCACAAAAGAGGTGGAGAAAAAACGATATTTTCGACCAGTTGGGGAAATAAACCTGCCAGTCAAAAAGTTCAGACCCGCCAGGGTGGGCGCTCCAGGAGATGCGGAGTTGATAGCGTCATCACTCCTTTCCTGCTGTCCGCCTTCTGCCAGCCTGTGTCCCTCCCCCTCGCCTCCCCCCGGTACCCGGAGGGAGCCACGCCGTGTTCGGGGGCCGAGGAAGCAGCCCTCCAGCCCCGTTACCCCAGCCGCGCTGAAATCCGACCCGAAGGAGTTCAGAATCAGGTTTCAAAACACGGCAGAGCCGAGCCGCACCAACACCCCACGTTGCCGCGGCCGCGCAGGGACGCACAGCGGGCACGGTGAATGATTAACTCTGTCATATAAAACCTCGACGTCCCCGGACCCCCTTCTGCGCCACCCGCCCCCACCaacactctcctccctccagagCGGCCAGGGCGACCTCCTGCGCGGGCCCCGGGGCAGCCGAACCCTGCGGGTCGGGCAGCGCGTGCGCGCCCGGGCCGGTGGGACCCCGCGGCGCTGCAGCCCCCGGCCGGCGCTGGCACCCTCCGCCGGCCTCGGGCGGCAGCGAGAGCGGCCTTCCCGGCGCCTCTGCACGCTCCTTCAACCCGCCAGAACCCGGGAGAGAGTGGCAGCTTCAAAGCCAGCGGGATGGGGGTGGGAAACCGG includes:
- the LOC124231049 gene encoding uncharacterized protein LOC124231049: MALPMRPLWVSPQVSGRVQAGRRARLFWLPRGPALAQLFPRCSGRGTPEPSGPSRSAGAGAAGAGHSRLWNVPSDHLHWPGRAPQLPDSFPEQNLRAGFGFFLSYPRGAGDTISLGDLLLTLLCPTIHTDTHTAQVSDAGGRTKEVEKKRYFRPVGEINLPVKKFRPARVGAPGDAELIASSLLSCCPPSASLCPSPSPPPGTRREPRRVRGPRKQPSSPVTPAALKSDPKEFRIRFQNTAEPSRTNTPRCRGRAGTHSGHGE